In the Candidatus Kryptonium sp. genome, one interval contains:
- a CDS encoding BsaWI family type II restriction enzyme: MKDSKGKREEFIERIRNDILTEVEKRGLNSLSSILEEVRVRYIQGIKNYGVDDPEQSWKPFKGNVLEDIILSYIIKKTEEAGLKVVKGKDLDKRSDEKLGDCLSMVKRSLAINYGEFGLHLPDADLVIYDPKTCKAIIIISSKTTLRERVAQTAYWSLKLKQSNLTKDIKVVFITLDEDEDLRTKTPAKKGRAIAEVDIDYTYVITDSNIDESEHVKKIDKFFDDLRKILKFSLQS; the protein is encoded by the coding sequence ATGAAAGATAGTAAAGGGAAGAGGGAAGAATTCATTGAGAGGATCAGAAATGATATATTAACCGAAGTTGAAAAGCGGGGCTTAAACTCGTTATCTTCAATACTTGAAGAGGTACGTGTTCGTTACATTCAAGGGATAAAAAACTACGGCGTAGATGATCCGGAACAATCTTGGAAGCCATTTAAAGGAAATGTTTTGGAAGATATAATCTTGAGTTATATTATTAAAAAAACCGAAGAAGCAGGGTTGAAGGTAGTTAAAGGTAAAGATCTTGACAAGAGAAGCGATGAAAAATTAGGTGATTGTTTATCTATGGTGAAGAGAAGTTTGGCTATAAATTATGGCGAATTTGGCTTACATCTACCAGATGCGGATCTTGTAATATATGATCCTAAAACTTGCAAAGCCATAATTATAATATCTTCAAAAACAACTTTACGGGAGAGAGTAGCTCAAACCGCATATTGGAGTTTAAAACTTAAGCAGAGTAACCTAACTAAGGACATAAAAGTTGTATTTATAACATTAGACGAAGATGAAGATTTAAGAACTAAAACGCCAGCGAAGAAAGGTAGAGCGATCGCAGAAGTTGATATAGATTACACTTATGTTATTACCGATAGCAACATTGATGAAAGCGAGCATGTCAAGAAGATAGATAAGTTTTTTGACGATTTGAGGAAAATTTTAAAGTTTTCCTTGCAAAGTTAG
- a CDS encoding ribonuclease H-like domain-containing protein, whose amino-acid sequence MKSRVLFDIETSGFPIEAFDEMQYEYLMKFAEEEENEEKREKERAKVIERLNLYPLTAQVVAIGMLNVDSSQGVVLYQSNNKEEWEQEIDKVLNIFAPDETRKDKVKIKFISGTESEIIQKFWDYVSKFRIFITFNGRGFDCPFLMLRSAILGIKPTRDLMEYNRAKREPHIDLLEEFTFFGLTRKFSLDFYCKVFNIESPKTHGITGHDINQLFKEGKFREIAQYCMYDIIAEAELFFRWEQFLNPQNFDLNAQV is encoded by the coding sequence GTGAAAAGTAGAGTTTTATTTGACATTGAGACATCGGGTTTCCCAATAGAGGCTTTTGACGAAATGCAATATGAATACCTGATGAAGTTTGCAGAGGAGGAAGAAAATGAGGAGAAAAGAGAAAAGGAACGGGCAAAGGTAATTGAGAGATTGAATCTTTATCCTTTGACCGCGCAAGTTGTTGCAATTGGGATGCTTAATGTTGATTCATCACAGGGTGTTGTGCTTTATCAGTCAAATAATAAGGAAGAGTGGGAGCAAGAGATTGATAAGGTTTTAAACATTTTTGCGCCAGATGAGACAAGAAAAGATAAGGTTAAAATAAAGTTTATCTCGGGAACGGAGAGCGAAATAATTCAAAAGTTTTGGGATTATGTTTCAAAGTTTAGGATATTCATTACATTTAATGGGCGTGGGTTTGATTGTCCATTTTTGATGTTAAGATCAGCAATTCTCGGGATAAAACCAACTCGTGATCTTATGGAATACAACAGGGCAAAGCGCGAACCACATATTGATCTGCTTGAGGAGTTTACATTTTTCGGGTTAACGAGAAAGTTTTCGCTTGATTTTTATTGTAAGGTTTTCAATATAGAAAGTCCTAAAACACACGGGATAACGGGACACGATATAAATCAACTTTTCAAGGAAGGTAAATTCAGAGAGATAGCACAGTATTGTATGTACGATATAATCGCTGAGGCGGAATTATTTTTCAGGTGGGAACAGTTTTTAAATCCTCAAAACTTTGATTTAAATGCTCAAGTTTGA
- the cyaB gene encoding class IV adenylate cyclase, with protein MPRNLEIKAEITEPDLVEKIAIEIGAKLANDFVQVDTYFEVKDGRLKLREFDLGEAELIFYRRAENNFERWSDYEIVKVNNSEALKNLLSKALSVKIVVEKRRKVYIYKNARIHVDTVKGLGNFVELEVIYNGDEKQVEELMKFLINAFGLKRERFIKVSYSDLLLQKQNGDIR; from the coding sequence ATGCCGAGAAATTTAGAGATAAAGGCAGAGATAACCGAGCCAGATTTAGTTGAAAAAATCGCCATTGAGATTGGAGCGAAATTAGCAAATGACTTTGTGCAAGTTGATACTTATTTTGAGGTTAAAGATGGAAGATTGAAGCTTAGAGAATTTGATTTAGGGGAGGCTGAACTTATCTTTTATCGTAGAGCGGAAAATAACTTTGAAAGGTGGAGCGATTACGAAATCGTAAAGGTTAATAATTCTGAAGCTTTGAAAAATTTGCTTTCAAAAGCTTTAAGTGTTAAAATTGTGGTTGAGAAGCGAAGGAAAGTTTACATTTACAAGAACGCAAGGATTCATGTTGATACAGTTAAAGGGCTCGGAAATTTTGTTGAGTTGGAAGTTATTTACAATGGAGATGAAAAGCAGGTGGAGGAGTTGATGAAATTTTTAATAAACGCATTTGGCTTGAAGCGAGAAAGATTCATTAAAGTATCTTATTCTGACCTTTTACTACAAAAACAAAATGGCGACATTAGATGA
- a CDS encoding UvrD-helicase domain-containing protein → MKLTKAQEEAVKSKKHLSITASAGSGKTTVLIAKYVKILEDLVNEKSNVLDSEDLSDIVESVVVITFTEKAASELRKRATEAIENKIREAFNEKDFEKLRKFERLRDAMPSAIIGTIHSFCARILREFPITAGVDPNFEILEGAERDQVIDMIIEETVRKFLGSDDEKSKNLLEVIERMRINNFYKFIKKLVSSRELVEKIIYDIYESGGDSENIVKKWGDMIFEYVSNVFMKSGMTRIFASLSKLVFSEDADFISKANEFEMQVEENIEDAYETFNDIARNFILTQKGELRSEVRNALNELPEAEREETLRRLSIIKKVYNDIKDLEISKFKKLERYHCDYVEKTKLIISLYREINREYERYKIQKGYLDFEDLQLKVLQLLKENEEVKNELSSRFRYILIDEYQDTNYLQYEIVKKLINNFSGRTNLCVVGDDKQSIYGFRGSDVGVFEITRKEIKGENVKGEEIYLGESFRLLKGIAAFVNTVFGKIMGERISIYEVEYKPIIVGRDVDDDGVVELLVVKKGDSERIGEKGNNEENIEANFVAQRILKLLEDEGAYVYKDGERKKVEASDIAVLIRNRNVLKPLENAFVKLGIPYIVSSGIGFYQTQEIYDFSNYLKFLVNTNDDVSLVGILRSPFFGISDAEIFKISVYGRGYTFWEKTNDYIKRDKEPTPSEKLKYAVNILLDDLKVAGRMSIPSLIQRIIEKTMYNGSVLPMRRGEQIIANIQKLIDVAREFEMKGLNSLYDFVEQLKFLSEVHLREGQASVQTKVNAVQIMTIHAAKGLEFPVVVLPFLGKKVTPKSNESYNIDIDYGIGLGIKYEINGEGKEKKLPIDAVHELIKRHRTIAEEKRVLYVAMTRARDMLILSGTCSKHDTETYLNWILKALEVEDKIDRISTAQFQTELFFMNGDKKEYKGEVKIYRDPRDFVTQNVSLINKAVDVEIDEDKVFVEPLESKPYGEFITATQLQTFSLCPMKFYLKFRLGLPEHRRESAYKEKFEDISAPPYEDDFRDEILGTVRGKVLHGVLERCRLGMSDEELKKIISLVIHQNGIVNEKKAMVLSDYVFGEVKRILDSELGKKIFSAEEQYTEYRISMKFGDVYLMGRIDKLYKTNEGWEIVDFKTDDIEEKEIPLKKSQYEFQIGVYSYLLSKIYPDQKIFRSFILFTKNPSMPIEITYTCDSLESFKSKIEEMIKQIKEMDLNIGISIPADLKEHCRICGYFSNGKCIGKEI, encoded by the coding sequence ATGAAATTAACTAAAGCGCAGGAGGAAGCAGTAAAATCTAAAAAACATCTGTCCATTACAGCAAGCGCTGGTTCTGGGAAAACGACGGTATTGATCGCAAAATATGTAAAAATTCTTGAGGATCTTGTTAATGAAAAATCAAATGTGCTTGATTCTGAAGACCTAAGCGACATTGTTGAAAGCGTGGTTGTTATAACTTTTACAGAAAAAGCCGCAAGTGAGTTAAGAAAGCGGGCAACCGAGGCAATAGAAAACAAGATAAGGGAAGCGTTTAATGAGAAAGATTTTGAGAAATTGAGAAAATTTGAAAGGTTAAGAGATGCTATGCCTTCGGCAATTATTGGGACGATCCATTCATTCTGTGCAAGGATACTTCGCGAGTTTCCTATAACTGCTGGGGTTGATCCAAATTTTGAAATTCTTGAGGGCGCAGAAAGAGATCAAGTAATTGACATGATAATTGAGGAAACGGTAAGGAAATTTTTAGGGAGTGACGATGAAAAATCAAAAAATCTTCTTGAAGTAATTGAGCGAATGAGGATAAACAATTTTTATAAGTTTATAAAGAAACTTGTTTCATCAAGGGAGCTTGTTGAAAAGATTATATATGACATCTACGAGAGTGGTGGCGATAGTGAGAATATTGTTAAAAAGTGGGGGGATATGATTTTTGAATATGTTTCTAATGTTTTCATGAAAAGCGGGATGACGAGAATATTTGCAAGTTTATCTAAGCTGGTGTTTTCAGAAGATGCCGATTTTATCAGCAAGGCAAATGAATTTGAAATGCAAGTTGAAGAAAATATTGAGGATGCATATGAAACATTTAATGATATCGCCCGTAATTTTATTTTAACGCAAAAAGGAGAGTTGCGCAGTGAAGTTAGAAATGCTTTAAACGAACTTCCTGAGGCCGAAAGGGAGGAAACATTACGAAGGTTAAGCATCATCAAAAAAGTCTACAATGACATTAAAGATTTGGAAATAAGTAAATTTAAAAAGCTTGAAAGATATCATTGCGATTATGTAGAAAAAACAAAATTGATAATTTCGCTCTATAGAGAAATAAACCGTGAGTATGAGAGATACAAGATTCAAAAAGGTTATCTTGATTTTGAAGATTTGCAGTTAAAAGTTTTGCAATTACTTAAAGAAAACGAGGAGGTCAAAAATGAACTTTCAAGTAGATTCAGATATATACTGATTGACGAATATCAAGACACGAACTATTTACAATATGAGATTGTTAAAAAGTTGATAAACAATTTTTCAGGCAGAACAAATCTTTGCGTGGTTGGGGACGATAAACAGAGCATATATGGATTTAGGGGTTCTGATGTTGGAGTTTTTGAGATAACTAGAAAAGAAATCAAAGGTGAAAATGTCAAGGGTGAAGAGATATATTTGGGCGAAAGCTTTAGGCTTTTGAAGGGGATAGCTGCGTTTGTTAACACTGTTTTTGGAAAGATAATGGGTGAAAGAATAAGCATTTATGAGGTTGAATATAAGCCGATAATTGTTGGCAGAGATGTTGACGATGATGGCGTTGTTGAATTGCTTGTTGTTAAAAAAGGGGACAGTGAAAGAATCGGAGAGAAAGGGAACAACGAAGAGAATATAGAAGCAAATTTCGTTGCTCAAAGAATTTTGAAGTTGCTTGAAGACGAGGGAGCTTATGTGTACAAAGACGGAGAGAGAAAGAAAGTTGAAGCCAGCGACATAGCTGTGTTGATAAGAAACCGCAATGTTTTGAAACCACTTGAAAATGCATTTGTTAAACTCGGAATTCCATACATCGTTTCAAGTGGGATTGGATTTTATCAGACACAGGAGATATATGATTTTTCAAATTATCTTAAATTCCTTGTTAACACGAACGATGATGTCTCGCTTGTTGGGATTTTGCGATCTCCATTTTTCGGTATAAGTGATGCGGAAATTTTCAAAATTTCAGTTTATGGCAGAGGTTATACTTTCTGGGAAAAGACAAACGACTACATAAAGCGAGATAAAGAACCGACTCCATCAGAAAAATTGAAATATGCCGTTAACATTTTGCTTGATGATCTCAAGGTTGCAGGCAGAATGTCCATTCCGTCTTTAATTCAAAGGATAATTGAAAAAACAATGTATAATGGTTCTGTTTTGCCGATGAGAAGAGGTGAACAAATAATTGCAAACATCCAAAAGTTGATAGATGTCGCAAGGGAATTTGAGATGAAAGGTTTGAACAGCCTTTATGATTTCGTTGAACAGTTGAAATTCCTCTCGGAGGTGCATTTGCGCGAAGGGCAGGCGAGTGTTCAGACGAAGGTTAACGCAGTTCAAATAATGACTATTCACGCTGCGAAAGGGCTTGAGTTTCCTGTCGTTGTCTTGCCATTTCTTGGTAAAAAAGTTACTCCGAAATCTAATGAATCTTACAATATAGATATTGATTACGGAATAGGGCTTGGAATTAAATATGAGATCAACGGTGAAGGTAAAGAGAAAAAGTTGCCGATAGATGCTGTTCATGAGCTTATAAAACGACACAGGACAATTGCAGAGGAGAAACGAGTTTTATATGTAGCGATGACAAGAGCAAGGGATATGTTAATCCTATCTGGAACATGCTCAAAGCATGATACTGAAACATATCTTAATTGGATTTTAAAAGCACTTGAAGTTGAAGACAAAATTGATCGCATTTCAACAGCTCAGTTTCAGACAGAATTATTTTTTATGAATGGAGATAAGAAAGAGTATAAAGGTGAGGTTAAAATTTACAGAGATCCTCGTGATTTTGTGACGCAAAATGTCTCTTTGATTAATAAAGCGGTTGATGTTGAAATTGATGAAGATAAGGTTTTCGTTGAACCTCTTGAATCAAAACCTTATGGTGAGTTTATCACTGCGACGCAGTTGCAGACATTTTCGCTTTGTCCGATGAAGTTTTATCTTAAGTTTCGGCTTGGTCTTCCAGAGCACAGGAGGGAATCCGCTTATAAGGAGAAGTTTGAAGATATTTCAGCACCGCCATATGAAGATGATTTTAGAGATGAAATCCTTGGAACCGTCAGAGGTAAGGTTCTTCATGGAGTTCTTGAAAGATGTAGATTGGGGATGAGTGATGAGGAACTAAAGAAAATTATTTCGCTTGTAATTCATCAAAATGGGATCGTCAATGAAAAGAAAGCAATGGTATTAAGTGATTATGTCTTTGGCGAAGTAAAAAGGATTTTAGATTCAGAACTTGGCAAAAAAATTTTTTCGGCAGAAGAGCAATACACGGAGTATAGAATAAGTATGAAGTTTGGAGATGTTTATTTGATGGGAAGAATTGATAAGTTATACAAAACAAACGAAGGATGGGAGATCGTTGATTTTAAGACAGATGATATTGAAGAAAAAGAAATTCCACTTAAAAAGAGTCAATACGAATTTCAAATTGGTGTTTATTCGTATCTTTTGAGCAAAATTTATCCAGATCAAAAAATTTTCAGAAGTTTTATTTTATTCACGAAGAATCCAAGCATGCCTATTGAAATCACATACACTTGTGATTCACTGGAAAGTTTTAAGAGCAAAATTGAGGAAATGATCAAACAAATAAAAGAAATGGATTTAAATATAGGTATTTCAATTCCTGCCGATTTAAAAGAACATTGTCGCATCTGTGGATATTTTAGCAATGGAAAGTGCATTGGTAAAGAGATATGA
- a CDS encoding GIY-YIG nuclease family protein, with protein sequence MTYILLIFINSEIEKVIGRLGRIKLKLGYYAYVGSAKLNFEHRIRRHLKKVKKLFWHIDYILADEKSQIESVFYTDKVVEHKVAMQLHRFGFEVVEKFGSSDCNCPGHLFYLGDKRRVEKLWLDLGFKKFL encoded by the coding sequence ATGACTTATATTTTGTTAATTTTTATTAATTCCGAGATTGAAAAAGTCATCGGTAGGCTTGGACGGATAAAGTTAAAGCTGGGATATTACGCTTATGTGGGTTCGGCGAAGTTAAATTTTGAACATAGGATAAGAAGACATCTTAAGAAAGTCAAAAAGTTGTTTTGGCACATAGATTATATCTTGGCTGATGAAAAGTCGCAAATTGAAAGCGTGTTTTACACTGACAAGGTCGTTGAGCACAAGGTTGCTATGCAGTTGCATAGATTTGGATTTGAGGTTGTAGAAAAGTTTGGTAGTTCAGATTGTAATTGTCCTGGACACTTGTTTTATTTGGGGGATAAGCGGAGAGTTGAAAAATTATGGCTTGATCTTGGGTTTAAAAAATTTTTATAG
- a CDS encoding alkaline phosphatase: MRRVKLFYLFLLLIFTLEIYAQQSVKPKNIILMIGDGMGLAQVSAGKTYKGQLNLEKMKVIGLLTTHSCDEYITDSGAGATAMSTGYKTKNVAIGVDCNGERRETVLEYANKIGKSTGIVVVCAITHATPAAFVAHVPDRNMQFEIAEQIAKEANTDIYLGSGWGWFLPKSEGGRRTDGQNLIDTLKKRGYVYISKSEEFYNLDLKKVNKLIGLFAENHPPYAPDRKPTLAEMTKKAIDFLSRDKDGFFLMVEGSQIDWAGHDNNSEQILKEMADFDEAIGVALDFAQKDGKTLVIVTADHETGGYALVGGSVSERKVEGKFATKNHTGIMVPVFAFGPGAEAFAGFGDNTLIGKKIFEYLKK, translated from the coding sequence ATGAGACGAGTTAAACTTTTCTATCTCTTTTTGCTGTTAATTTTTACACTTGAGATTTACGCACAGCAGTCGGTAAAGCCCAAGAATATAATTTTGATGATTGGCGATGGGATGGGGCTTGCGCAGGTAAGCGCTGGGAAAACTTATAAAGGTCAGTTGAACCTTGAAAAAATGAAAGTCATTGGTCTTTTGACTACGCATTCGTGTGATGAATATATCACTGATTCAGGCGCTGGGGCAACCGCAATGAGCACAGGTTATAAAACTAAAAATGTCGCTATCGGAGTTGATTGTAATGGTGAAAGGAGAGAAACCGTTCTTGAATATGCTAATAAAATTGGTAAATCAACGGGGATAGTTGTTGTCTGTGCTATAACTCATGCGACTCCAGCTGCTTTTGTTGCACATGTCCCAGATAGAAACATGCAATTTGAAATTGCTGAACAAATTGCAAAGGAAGCAAACACGGATATTTATCTTGGTTCTGGCTGGGGATGGTTCTTACCGAAATCCGAAGGTGGCAGGAGAACTGATGGACAAAACTTGATAGATACTTTGAAGAAGCGTGGCTATGTTTATATATCAAAATCGGAGGAATTTTATAATCTTGATTTGAAAAAAGTTAACAAATTAATTGGTCTGTTTGCGGAAAATCATCCGCCTTATGCTCCTGATAGGAAACCGACGCTTGCTGAGATGACGAAAAAGGCGATTGATTTTTTATCAAGAGATAAAGATGGATTTTTCCTTATGGTTGAAGGTTCCCAAATTGATTGGGCAGGGCATGATAATAACAGCGAGCAAATACTTAAAGAGATGGCAGATTTTGACGAAGCAATTGGAGTTGCGCTTGATTTCGCACAGAAGGATGGAAAAACGCTTGTCATTGTCACAGCTGATCATGAGACGGGCGGATATGCGCTTGTTGGAGGTTCTGTGAGCGAAAGAAAAGTTGAAGGTAAATTTGCAACGAAAAATCACACTGGGATAATGGTTCCCGTCTTTGCTTTCGGACCAGGCGCAGAAGCTTTTGCAGGGTTTGGAGATAACACTTTGATTGGGAAAAAGATTTTTGAATATCTTAAAAAGTGA
- a CDS encoding DNA methyltransferase: MSIISLETTKRRGFIFACTEKSESEFLNRLIFATNRVYAHKVFAIRKGDFVFLYNLDTDIIYGTFKAKSDGSYDKSLEIFNGKYPYYVEVEPLGEIVKMQNASKIFKRLGISWRDILTYKGVEVLRSFIDNSKSLTVDLLFPFEFDRTSLSVGKENLVDETFRPPIFSTTLWDYPKQSYGDSPKGDNKYPGVTPAFIIYNLIHRYTSPGDLVCDPMAGSGTTIDVCKEERRRCIAFDISPTRRDIIQADARNLPLKDNSVDMIFVDSPYGDNIRYNDHPLNIGHISATDKRFYDELEKVMAECYRILKDGKILAWLIGDQWAKGVFVPVGFKVYERLTKYFEPVDIVCVVRRNQSSNTPFWHSKAIEHNFYLRGFKYLIIVRKVRERRERKVKVKWNYYER, encoded by the coding sequence ATGTCAATTATATCTTTAGAAACAACCAAAAGGCGAGGTTTCATATTTGCTTGCACTGAAAAAAGTGAAAGTGAGTTCCTAAATCGCTTGATTTTTGCAACCAACCGCGTTTATGCTCACAAAGTTTTTGCGATCAGAAAAGGCGATTTTGTTTTTCTTTACAATCTTGATACAGACATAATTTATGGCACATTCAAGGCAAAGAGCGATGGTTCATATGATAAGTCGCTTGAAATTTTCAATGGCAAATATCCATATTATGTTGAGGTTGAACCATTAGGTGAAATCGTAAAGATGCAGAATGCAAGTAAAATCTTTAAGAGACTTGGTATATCCTGGAGGGACATCTTGACATATAAAGGCGTTGAAGTTTTGCGATCATTTATTGATAACTCAAAGTCTTTAACAGTGGATCTTCTTTTTCCATTTGAATTTGATAGAACATCTTTATCGGTAGGAAAAGAAAATTTAGTTGACGAGACATTTAGACCACCGATATTTTCAACAACACTTTGGGATTATCCAAAGCAAAGTTATGGAGACAGTCCAAAAGGTGATAACAAGTATCCAGGTGTAACACCAGCGTTTATTATCTACAATTTGATTCACAGATACACATCTCCTGGGGATCTTGTATGCGATCCAATGGCTGGTTCTGGAACTACGATTGATGTTTGTAAAGAAGAAAGAAGAAGGTGCATTGCGTTTGATATATCTCCAACAAGGCGAGATATAATACAAGCTGACGCGAGGAATCTTCCATTAAAAGACAATTCAGTTGATATGATTTTTGTTGATTCTCCTTATGGAGATAACATTAGATATAATGATCATCCTCTTAACATTGGACATATATCAGCTACCGATAAAAGGTTCTATGACGAGCTTGAGAAGGTTATGGCTGAATGTTATAGAATTTTAAAAGATGGTAAAATTTTAGCTTGGCTTATCGGTGATCAGTGGGCAAAGGGCGTTTTTGTACCAGTTGGGTTCAAGGTATATGAACGATTGACGAAGTATTTTGAACCTGTTGATATCGTGTGCGTTGTGAGAAGGAATCAATCTTCAAATACACCATTTTGGCATAGCAAGGCAATTGAACATAATTTTTATTTGAGGGGTTTTAAATATCTTATCATCGTCAGGAAGGTTAGGGAAAGACGGGAGAGAAAAGTTAAAGTTAAATGGAACTATTATGAAAGATAG
- a CDS encoding family 10 glycosylhydrolase, translating to MKHILLLLLIPSLLLSQPKFEFRGLWVAASRLDFPLSTLASDQKAELDRIVDFARFGKFNAIIFQVLARGQAYYESSIVPWASYLTSPLTVDQDGTLYPNIGTPPGTKENPPQFYDPLKYLIQKAKQYGIEVHAWINVFNLITLPDTVYRLAISQPRHIAIDESNRWNTKIFAKNSAGEWLIPADGSKLIWLDPANPFVRNYLVSVVVELVKNYDIDAIHFDYIRFPGAYTYGDSFNYYFNNRTDFVNGNPYGLSRDDFARLSIERFVRAAYDTVRKIKPKVKVGSTTPGIYQGWRLPIKQVYFDLYRDGRSDPRKWAQLGIIDYHAPQVYWDIGSDYDFRVIAQDWNANMYDKHVYIGIYGDNPYSEVSAQVNFTRSIVAKGNVIFRYANAKTYIDSLVANQYTTFAIPPAMPWKDNVPPNPPVGLSIRKISSNVWQLIWSNPATASDGERPAYYVIYRAEGIGTVDINDPKNIISIVPSAVSINTYNDRIPDTSKIYTYVVTSLDRLKNESQPSNSVITHVLADQEFVDKYDLSPGYPNPFNSVVNFKYSVPEVSFVDIRIFDLLGREVKKIFSGVQSSGDYQIYWDGRDNSGNEVTSGIYLCKMNALKNGKLVFSKAQKVSLLK from the coding sequence ATGAAGCACATCCTTTTATTGTTATTAATTCCATCATTGCTTTTATCTCAACCAAAGTTTGAATTTCGGGGATTGTGGGTTGCAGCAAGTAGGTTGGATTTCCCTCTCTCAACTCTTGCTTCTGATCAAAAAGCAGAGCTTGATAGAATTGTTGATTTTGCTCGCTTCGGTAAATTTAACGCAATAATTTTTCAAGTTCTCGCAAGAGGGCAAGCGTATTATGAATCAAGCATAGTTCCATGGGCTTCGTATCTTACATCACCTTTGACAGTTGATCAAGATGGGACTCTTTATCCGAACATCGGAACTCCTCCTGGTACAAAAGAAAATCCACCACAATTTTATGATCCCTTGAAATACCTTATACAGAAAGCAAAACAATATGGAATTGAAGTTCATGCGTGGATAAATGTTTTTAATCTTATAACATTACCTGATACAGTTTATCGTCTTGCCATTTCACAGCCCAGGCATATTGCAATTGATGAAAGCAATCGTTGGAATACGAAAATTTTTGCGAAAAATTCCGCTGGCGAGTGGTTAATTCCCGCTGATGGTTCTAAACTCATTTGGCTTGATCCAGCAAATCCATTTGTTAGAAATTATCTTGTAAGCGTTGTTGTTGAGCTCGTTAAAAACTATGACATAGACGCTATACATTTTGATTACATTCGTTTTCCTGGGGCTTATACATATGGTGATTCGTTTAATTATTACTTCAACAATAGAACTGATTTTGTAAACGGCAATCCATATGGTCTATCCAGGGACGATTTTGCAAGGTTATCAATTGAAAGATTTGTAAGAGCTGCGTATGACACCGTTAGGAAAATAAAGCCAAAAGTCAAGGTTGGTTCAACTACGCCAGGAATTTATCAAGGTTGGCGTCTTCCGATTAAACAAGTTTACTTTGATCTATATCGCGATGGGCGAAGCGATCCACGAAAATGGGCACAACTTGGGATTATTGATTATCACGCTCCGCAAGTTTATTGGGATATTGGCTCTGACTATGATTTCAGAGTTATAGCTCAGGACTGGAATGCAAATATGTATGATAAACATGTCTACATCGGAATTTATGGAGATAATCCATATAGCGAAGTTTCCGCACAGGTTAATTTCACGAGAAGCATCGTAGCGAAAGGAAATGTTATTTTTAGATATGCAAATGCTAAAACTTACATTGACTCGCTGGTTGCAAACCAATATACGACATTTGCAATTCCTCCTGCGATGCCTTGGAAAGACAATGTGCCCCCAAATCCACCTGTTGGATTGTCAATAAGAAAAATCTCATCAAATGTATGGCAATTGATATGGTCAAATCCGGCAACCGCAAGCGATGGGGAAAGACCAGCGTATTATGTTATATACAGGGCAGAAGGTATCGGAACTGTTGATATAAATGATCCGAAAAATATAATTTCAATCGTTCCGTCAGCCGTTTCTATTAATACCTACAACGACAGAATCCCTGATACATCAAAAATTTACACTTATGTTGTGACTTCGCTTGATAGATTGAAAAACGAAAGCCAACCATCAAATTCAGTCATTACGCATGTTTTAGCAGATCAAGAGTTTGTAGATAAATACGATTTATCCCCGGGCTATCCAAATCCGTTTAATTCGGTAGTTAATTTTAAGTATAGCGTTCCAGAGGTTTCTTTCGTTGATATTAGAATTTTTGATTTGCTCGGAAGGGAAGTTAAAAAGATTTTCTCTGGTGTGCAGTCAAGCGGAGATTACCAAATTTATTGGGATGGTAGAGATAACAGCGGAAACGAGGTTACAAGTGGAATTTATCTGTGTAAAATGAACGCGCTCAAAAATGGTAAACTTGTTTTTTCAAAAGCTCAGAAAGTTTCACTTTTAAAGTAG